Within Candidatus Hydrogenedentota bacterium, the genomic segment GAAAGTTTGTGGGCGTTAGGCACCCATTTGCCTCGCATATCGAGAGAATAGCGAGATCGAGAGCTCGTAGTGCCGACTAAGTAGGAAAGGTGTACCGGGTTGGAAGGTAGTGGAGGAGTGTACCGGCCACGAATCCGATAGCGAAGCCCTGGGGCAGTGTCATTGCTGCGGTAGCCACGAGCAGCGCGATGAGGAATGCTCGCTGATCGTTTGCGGTATCTCGTATGAAGGACATGAGCAGGAGCGCTTCAAAGAGGAGAATAATTCCGAGTACGGGTTGAGGAAAGATCCGGATGACGTGTTCCGTAGACCCGCCGAAAAAAAGACCGATGACTACGTAGAACGCGCCGTAGAGAATCACTGATCCGCCCGTCCGAGCGCCAAAGGCCGCGTGGCCCGCCAGCCCGCCGCAGCCGTGGCAGACCGGGATGCCGCTGAAGAAAGGTACGATGAGGTTGATGAGAGAATAGGTCAGCCCAATCTTTTTCAGCGTTTGTGGTCGTTCGGGGAAGAGGTCCCCGAGGGTCTTGTGAGTCGCTATGATCGAATTGGAAACAGAAAGCGGCAACTGGGGCAGCGCGAGCACGAACAAGCCTGTCCAGATGTCGTCCGGGAGCGGCGCGTGGGGGCGGGGTAGACGGAAGCCCGCGCCCGCAGCGATGGCGTCGAGGTCGAGATCGAAGCAGACGGCGTAGGCCAGGCCGAGACCGATGATGGGGAGGGCGGCGGGGAAGCGCCTGTGTCGGAACAAAGTCACCCCGATAAGGAAGCAGAGCCCGGCCAAGACATAGCCCGGCAGCCCCTCAGAAGGAACGTATTTGCCCAGCGCGAGGTTGGCGAGCTGGAGGCCGAGGCCCAGTTGAATGCCACGCACCACACAGGGCGGCACGATTCGGGCAATCCAATTAAGTAGTCCCGTGGCGCTCATGACAAGCATGATGAGCCCGATGGCCAGCCCCGCGCCATAAAGGAGGTCGCCACTGAGTTGGTGGGTGATCACCAGCACGGCCATGGCCTTGAGGGGCTGCATCGGCATGGGCAGGCCATATAGCATGCCCGAGAAGGCCTGAGCCAGCCCGAAAACGATGAACACGCTGGCGGCGTCCAGCCCCGCCGCCGGTATCATGGCCGCAAGCAGGGGTAGGTCGGTCCCAATGTCGCCAAAGCTTCCGGCCAGTTCGTTCCGGTCAAAGCGAATTCGCGCGGGCAGCCGCGTCGTTTCCGGTGTGCTAAGCATAGATCCGTTCCCACAGGCCTGGGGGATGCTGCGAAACGGCTTTCACCCAAGATAGTACCGTAGACAAGGGTGGTTTTTGGGACATTTCGAACGTCTCGTTTCCGATTCAACGGCCCGCGCAGGGGCCCTCCGGATGGGGAAAGGCGTCCCTTTCGTCCTCGCCGGGTCGCTCGGTAAGACAGGCGTAGTCTTTCTCGATCTTGACCCGAACCATCGCGCCAGGGGCCACGGGGACTTCCACATCCACGCCGACCTGATCGGTCTCGGCCAGTTCCGCGGCCCACACCGCCGGCAGGCGAACGACAAGCCCGGCGGGCTCCCGAAGTACCTGGAGCGTCGCGCCGGAATGGCGCTCGAGACTGTAGGTGAAAGTCTCCTCCGGCCCGGTCCCCAGAACGAGGGATTCCGACAGGCGGCCGCATTCGTGTAACTCGGCGACCTCCCGCTGTTGCAGACGGAGCCGCAGACTGTTTCCCTGAATGCGAAGTTTCATGATTCATACTCCTGCGCAGTGATTAAAGCCTGCGCTATTCGGTCCCGCCAGGTTCTGTCTCGCCTTTTAG encodes:
- a CDS encoding putative sulfate/molybdate transporter encodes the protein MLSTPETTRLPARIRFDRNELAGSFGDIGTDLPLLAAMIPAAGLDAASVFIVFGLAQAFSGMLYGLPMPMQPLKAMAVLVITHQLSGDLLYGAGLAIGLIMLVMSATGLLNWIARIVPPCVVRGIQLGLGLQLANLALGKYVPSEGLPGYVLAGLCFLIGVTLFRHRRFPAALPIIGLGLAYAVCFDLDLDAIAAGAGFRLPRPHAPLPDDIWTGLFVLALPQLPLSVSNSIIATHKTLGDLFPERPQTLKKIGLTYSLINLIVPFFSGIPVCHGCGGLAGHAAFGARTGGSVILYGAFYVVIGLFFGGSTEHVIRIFPQPVLGIILLFEALLLMSFIRDTANDQRAFLIALLVATAAMTLPQGFAIGFVAGTLLHYLPTRYTFPT